The region agagcccctggaggagggcgtggcaacctactccagtattcttgcttagagaatccaatggacagaggagcctggcaggctatggtccacagggtcacaaagagtcggacatgacttagcatgcctgcacaGGCAGAAAAACATGAAGACTTAAAAAACACATGTAAAACATAATACTATAATAATCCATAGAATAGTATATAATTGCACTGAGctatatacagagagagatatGAAAAACTAGCCCAATTATATAAAggtgtttctttaaaaacaatttaaataacaGTATGTATCAATGATACCTAaattgttttgttaaaaaaacTGTGACTATGGACActgaaaagatacatataaaaTCTCTCTGATGGAGTTCCGTTCTAtgcttttctacattttaaatgttttccataatttctctatgattttttaaaaagcatatcatcacttttataacttaaaaagtcattttcattttgaaaaatatctacATTCTTTCTTAAGTCCCTTTACATCCAATAACCAAGATTTTTAACCAGCCCAGGAAGCTGACAGGTCTGCAAGGATCACAACCATTTCACAGATTAAGGCACTGGGCCTCAGAAACACAATCCTGATTGCCTGACTCTGGACTGGGGACCTCCCATCCATGCAGCTACTCCAAGATCAGGGGCCTGTAGCAAATTGGCTGCCGGCTTTGGTAAAAAGAAAACCATGTTATTTTAAGAGCCCCACTATCCCCAGTTACTTACTGTCAGTAAGAGCAACAAGGGAACAGTTCCAAATGCAAAACACTCAGAATTCATGCTACACCACCTCCCCCTGGTGGAATGCTCTAGAAAGTGTCCTGATGACAAGGAGCCGTTGCAACTGGAAGACAATGAGTTTTCCATCAACATCACCTTCACTTCTTTAAATCATCAAAGCGACATTTTTTTCCATCAAGGAGTCAGGTACTGACAAAAAGAGAGGAAATTAGGACCTGGTGTCAATGAGGCTGAGAGTCTTGGATGATGCTGGGGGTGGTGCCAACTCTCTACCCTGGCCCTTTCCTTTCTTACCAGCCCTTTCTGTGGCTGTTGCTTCTGTCCCTGGTGTTCTTCTGCACCACCTTTCCTGcatcctctctgcctctgtccacTCTCCTGAGTCTTAGGGAAGGGCAAGGTGTGACCATGTACCCTCACCCATGACCCAGCATGAAGCAGCCCCAACATCAGGAATGTCCAGCAGAATCCGCTGAAGAGCCAGTCCTCAGGCGCTGGGCACTGACATTTCCAGTAAGTCAGGACGCAGTACTGACATTTTTTAGACATACAAGAGGGCAGCAATGTCGGTCTTCATCTGTGTCCCCCGAGTCTCCCGATAAACACATGGCCTCTTCATTCTTCCAGGAAGAAGGAAACATTCAACATGACATCTAgaacaggaagagagagaacaTGCGGCATACCAGCTCTCCAGAAAACACGAAACACCAGATCTGTAAAAGCTAGAGGCACCAGGAGGGGGAACCTCTTCGTGATTCCAAAGAGGCTAGACACACAAAGGAGGGGAGCAGACACGAACGACTGCATGAAAACCAGCACCTCGTACAAGGTCCGGGTGTTCATCTTCTGAGATTCGGTCCCAGGCTCTGGGCAAAGCTTGGATGTTTGCCAAGTCTTCCCATTGGATTGACGACAGGAGGTACTTCCTCTTTAGGTACTTTCCTGGGAGTTAAGGAAGGtgctcaaaaagaaaatgaaatgtgctgaaggaagaaaataccctggagagCATTCCCAGGAGCTAGAAAAGCAAAAGCACAGCTATCATTACATTTACCAGGTGGGCAGGCTCACctccatcccactccagtactcttgcctggagaatcccatgggcggaggagcctggtgggctgccatctatggggttgcagagtcggacatgactgaagcgacttagcagcagcagcagtaggctcACCTCTGCTACAGATCTTTACCGAGCCCCTCTATATACAAGGTTCTGGGCTACAGGGAAGGGATGAAACACTGCCCTGCAAACTGGGATCTCACTGTGGtgagaaaaaaacacaacagaaactGAAAAGACTCTAAATGGGAAGAGATAAAACTCAGTGGAAGTTCACAGGATAAATTCATCCGccctagagcaggggtccccaatctCTGGTACCCGTCTGTGGCCAGACGGGTTAGGAACTGAGCCTCCCAGCAGGAGGTGAGCGGTGGTCCAGAAAGCGAAGATTCACCTGCCACTCCCCACTGCTCGCATTACCATCTGAACCGTCCCTGTGGAAAAGCTGACTTTCACAAAACCAGTCCCCAGCGCCAAGAAGGGTGGAGAACCACTGCTTCAGAGGACAGTAGGAAGATTCCGGCTGGTAGGAAGAGCTTAAACCAAGACAAAGAAGAGGGGAAGCACGGAATGGATTCAGGACAGTACATCTTCCAACGAGATGCAGAATGGAATCGTGTGTAGGGAGCAGGCAAGGCAGCTGAGCAGGCAGGTGGAGGGAGAAGACACAGACCAGTGTGCGGGGTCTCACCCCCGGGACACAAGAAGCTACGGAGAAGCCCTACCCAGTTGGATCAGAACAGGGACTCCTGAAGATAAACCTGTAGTGTGGCCACGACCTCGAGGTAGCTTCTTCCTTCTAAGGAAAGAAGCCAGGGTCAGAGAAACCTGCCTAGAGATGGCATGCGACAAAGGATCCAAGTGAGACTGTGGCACAGGCAGTGGGGATACAGAAGGGATCTCCAAGAAACACCAAGGAAACAGAGCGGAAGGACTGGACAGTGGAGCCAAACACCCTTCCAACAGCACCGGCACACAGGAAGAGCTCATGACGCCTGCCCTGGCTGCTGCCGCCAGCGCAGCCAGCGCCGCTACCGATGCCATCAGCAAACAGTGGGCTCGGGGGCAACCCTCCGGTTTACAGACTACGTGACGCTACAGCTGAAGAAGGGAGCTGATGGGGTGGGGGCTGATCTCCATCCACTTGAGCCTGCAGTTCCATGAGATTCCAGTCAGGAGGCAGCTGCAGGaaactgaaaatcaaaactaGAGGCAAGAATAAATGAAGGTAGAAACTCCAGCCAGAGAGTAGACGCGCCTATCGGGCAAGACTAGAGAGAAAAAGGGAGCGGACTCCAGTGAAACGGTCTTTTGGCTTCCACCCAAGTCTTCCCTCAGAACACAGATGGGTGATAACATAGGTCTGATCAGATTACTCCTCTACTGAAAACTTTCTACAGCTTGTGTCTCTCTCAGAATAAAAGCCCAACTCCTTCCAAAGACCTCAGAGGCCCTACCAGCCCTAGCCCTGTCTCCTGACAGCATCACCTGTTAGACCAGGCCCACTTGGCTCGAGCCCTACTGGCTGCCTTGCTATTTCCTGAACGGACCAAGTTCACTGTCACCTCAGGCCCTTTGCACTTGCTGCTCCTTCTACCTGGAACACTCTTCCCCCAAACATCCACACGATTCTTCCCCTCACCCTCTTCACATCTTTTCTTAGAAACCACTTTCAGGGCAGTGAGGCCTGCCCTGACCACCCTATTTAAAACTACAAGCCCACCCTTAACCCTTGCTTTCCCCaatccctgctttatttttcttcaagacACTTAACATCATctgacattttatatattttcccctttttaatGTCTAGCTCCTACCACCTAGAATAAAGCCTGGAAGGTGGCATCTGCTCAATAAATGATTTGAGGAATCACTGTACAAAGGGATGCAGGAGGAATGCACGTCCAGGAACCAAAGAGAACTGACTTACACCATGTATTTTTGTGTAATCTGGTGAAAACTGAAATTAACAAGACTTCCTGGAACAGCTCTGTGAAACGTGTGCAAAGGATATGAATTCCGATAATGTCTCTCAATGTCCTGCAACCACTCCAACATTTCAGCCACAGAGGGGCTTGCAGCTGAAGCCTGCAGGACAGCATCGAGGCCGATCGCGTCTGCGTGCTGCTCATAGATCTGAAGCACGCGCTCCACGTGGCTGCTGAC is a window of Ovis aries strain OAR_USU_Benz2616 breed Rambouillet chromosome 1, ARS-UI_Ramb_v3.0, whole genome shotgun sequence DNA encoding:
- the AIRIM gene encoding AFG2-interacting ribosome maturation factor isoform X2 gives rise to the protein MTEDQPLLAVQEALRKCFPVVDEQQGLWQSALRDCPPLLASLSNLAEQLQATQNLRFEDVPSLRAFPDLKERLRRKQLAAGDTILDKLGERLATLLKVRDVVSSHVERVLQIYEQHADAIGLDAVLQASAASPSVAEMLEWLQDIERHYRNSYLKRKYLLSSIQWEDLANIQALPRAWDRISEDEHPDLVRDVMLNVSFFLEE
- the AIRIM gene encoding AFG2-interacting ribosome maturation factor isoform X1 — protein: MTEDQPLLAVQEALRKCFPVVDEQQGLWQSALRDCPPLLASLSNLAEQLQATQNLRFEDVPSLRAFPDLKERLRRKQLAAGDTILDKLGERLATLLKVRDVVSSHVERVLQIYEQHADAIGLDAVLQASAASPSVAEMLEWLQDIERHYRNSYLKRKYLLSSIQWEDLANIQALPRAWDRISEDEHPDLVRGAGFHAVVRVCSPPLCV